From Microtus ochrogaster isolate Prairie Vole_2 unplaced genomic scaffold, MicOch1.0 UNK66, whole genome shotgun sequence, one genomic window encodes:
- the LOC101989736 gene encoding olfactory receptor 2B2-like, with amino-acid sequence MTLANESISGEFILLGFSDRPWLELPLFVVFLVSYILTIFGNMTIILVSRLDSKLHTPMYFFLTNLSLLDLCYTTSTVPQMLVNICSSRKVISYGGCVVQLFIFLALGCTECFLLGVMSFDRFVAICQPLHYSVIMHQRRCLQLAAACWISGFSNSLLQSTWTLQMPRCGHKKVDHFLCEIPALLKLSCVDTTTIEVELFLVSAIFLIIPVTLILISYTFIVQAVLRIRSAEGRRKAFGTCGSHLVVVVLFYGTAIYMYLQPPSPASKDRGKMVSLFYGIITPMLNPLIYTLRNKEVKGAFKRLVARVFLATK; translated from the coding sequence ATGACTCTGGCGAATGAGAGCATCTCAGGGGAGTTTATTCTCTTGGGGTTCTCAGATCGGCCATGGCTGGAGCTGCCACTCTTTGTGGTGTTTCTGGTGTCCTATATCCTGACCATCTTTGGGAATATGACGATAATTCTGGTGTCCCGCCTGGATTCCAAactccacacccccatgtactttttcctcaCGAACCTGTCCCTGCTGGACCTGTGCTACACCACGAGCACAGTGCCCCAGATGCTCGTCAACATCTGCAGCTCCCGGAAGGTGATCAGCTATGGAGGCTGTGTGGTCcagcttttcattttcctggccTTGGGTTGCACTGAATGCTTTCTCCTGGGCGTCATGTCCTTCGACAGGTTTGTAGCCATCTGTCAACCTCTCCATTACTCAGTCATCATGCACCAGAGGCGCTGCCTGCAGTTGGCGGCTGCGTGTTGGATCAGTGGCTTCAGCAACTCATTATTGCAGTCCACATGGACCCTTCAGATGCCACGGTGTGGCCACAAGAAAGTGGATCATTTCCTCTGTGAGATCCCTGCCCTGCTCAAACTGTCATGTGTGGATACCACAACTATTGAAGTTGAATTATTTTTAGTAAGTGCTATCTTCCTTATAATACCCGTGACTCTTATACTCATATCATATACTTTTATCGTCCAAGCAGTGTTGAGGATCAGGTCAGCTGAAGGTCGGCGAAAGGCATTTGGGACATGTGGCTCCCACCTAGTTGTGGTGGTGCTGTTTTATGGTACTGCCATCTACATGTATCTGCAGCCACCGTCCCCTGCCTCCAAGGACAGAGGGAAAATGGTGTCCCTCTTTTATGGGATCATCACACCCATGCTGAACCCCCTGATCTACACACTTAGGAACAAAGAGGTAAAGGGAGCATTTAAGAGGTTGGTGGCCAGGGTCTTCTTGGCCACAAAATAA